From the Candidatus Zixiibacteriota bacterium genome, one window contains:
- a CDS encoding TlpA family protein disulfide reductase: MMKRILKQAGLGALVLALAAVGVYLGMTFREMRAAQDRDFLYSQGPSSKLLVGSTFPNLELVSTAPGAIPTSRLYSGNGSIFMFLEPGCPPCESMTKKWQGLIDEGKIPRERVVGISFGEPENLEAYAKHNGLTFPIYSDTAAVFMRDFGVADFPLLVVVGKSGTIRMFTYDHRVNFDAAAIQEQLSN; encoded by the coding sequence GCCGGGCTGGGGGCGTTAGTTCTGGCGCTCGCTGCCGTCGGCGTATATCTCGGCATGACGTTTCGCGAGATGCGGGCGGCGCAGGACCGCGATTTTCTTTATTCCCAGGGGCCATCATCCAAGCTCCTCGTCGGATCGACCTTTCCGAATTTGGAGTTGGTGTCGACCGCGCCGGGAGCGATTCCAACCTCCCGCTTGTACTCCGGTAACGGGTCGATTTTCATGTTTCTTGAGCCCGGTTGTCCACCGTGCGAGAGCATGACCAAGAAATGGCAGGGCCTGATCGATGAAGGCAAGATTCCCCGCGAGCGCGTCGTCGGGATTTCCTTCGGCGAGCCGGAGAATCTCGAAGCGTACGCCAAGCACAATGGTTTGACCTTTCCGATTTACAGTGATACCGCAGCCGTTTTCATGCGTGATTTCGGCGTCGCCGATTTCCCGCTGCTGGTTGTCGTCGGCAAGTCGGGCACAATCCGGATGTTTACTTACGATCACCGGGTTAATTTCGATGCCGCTGCCATCCAGGAGCAGCTAAGCAATTAG